A part of Geotrypetes seraphini chromosome 9, aGeoSer1.1, whole genome shotgun sequence genomic DNA contains:
- the LOC117366443 gene encoding extracellular calcium-sensing receptor-like: protein MATESQIMLSGIMALANHVCRIEDKFQIPMLVKDGDIIIVGLFPVHFRVLAQNLSYHQKPKSLQCDGFDFRAFRWLQTMIFSLEEINKNTTLLPNTTLGYRIFDTCDNSYLALKGMVHFIGIKEELDYPGKCKHLISAAIGEAGSTQSVTISRIMTPFRLPLVSYFASCDCLSNKLEYPSFFRTVPSDTHQVMALVQLLLHHEWNWIGIVASDDVYGQNGLSMLTEQLKSTGVCIAFSFTIPQVYSKEKITSLVKEIQKSTAKVLIAFTTEGELPQFLKEIVRQNVTNKQWIASDTWVTATFFSKEEFLPALFGTTGFAFRRSHIPGLKEFLLGLRPSKGALFANMLWEELFKCRLNFSDNPIVGTTALTSPVCNGSEHLQAKNSIYADTTQLRASYNVYKAVYAVAHAIHNLLCPEKNQLITTCKQGLHFEPWQLLHQLKTVTFRNQFGEEVHFDENGNSAPIYDIMNWRKDNTGAIEFVQVGSFSASAPLGKQLIINRNIMWTGGDIQVPRSVCSERCQPGTRKVVQERDPVCCFDCLPCADGEFSNETGSSVCNKCPSDHWSGHGFTKCIPRQLEYFSLEDSMGIVLTVIALIGVVCTTAVLVIFFHWKHTPVVKGNNAELSFLLLGSLALCFLCSLTFIGQPSAWSCMVRSTAFAISFVLCISCILAKTTVVVAAFKVTTPGSDVMKWFGPLQQKALVFLCTFTQVVICVTWLIISPPFPSQDTSYHNTKILSHCNVGSALAFYLTLGYIGFLCGVCFLLAFLARRLPDAYNEAKYITFGMIIFFAVWMAFIPTYLSSPEKYTVAVEIFAIQFSSFGLLICIFTYKCYVLLLRPESKHTKYYKEQKVLQKTNTLYG, encoded by the exons ATGGCCACAGAGTCACAAATCATGCTGTCAGGGATCATggcgtt AGCAAATCATGTGTGTAGGATAGAGGACAAGTTCCAAATACCAATGCTGGTCAAGGATGGTGACATCATCATagttggattatttcctgttcacTTTAGGGTACTGGCTCAAAATCTGTCTTACCATCAGAAGCCAAAATCCTTGCAGTGTGATGG TTTTGATTTCAGAGCATTTCGCTGGTTACAGACAATGATCTTTTCCTTGGAGGAAATCAACAAGAATACTACTCTTTTGCCAAATACCACCTTAGGCTACCGAATCTTTGATACATGTGATAATAGCTACCTTGCTTTAAAAGGCATGGTTCATTTCATTGGTATAAAAGAGGAGTTGGACTACCCTGGAAAATGCAAGCATCTCATTTCTGCAGCTATTGGAGAGGCTGGTTCCACCCAGTCCGTCACAATATCCAGAATCATGACACCTTTCCGGCTTCCCCTG GTCAGTTATTTTGCTTCCTGTGACTGCCTGAGCAATAAACTGGAATACCCATCCTTTTTCCGAACTGTACCAAGCGACACGCATCAAGTCATGGCTTTGGTCCAGTTGCTGCTCCACCACGAGTGGAACTGGATTGGCATCGTTGCAAGTGACGATGTCTATGGCCAGAACGGACTGAGCATGCTCACTGAGCAGTTAAAGAGCACCGGCGTCTGTATTGCCTTCTCTTTTACCATTCCACAAGTGTATTCGAAAGAAAAAATCAcctccttagtaaaagagatcCAGAAATCAACAGCCAAAGTTCTCATTGCCTTTACCACTGAAGGGGAGCTCCCTCAATTTCTCAAAGAGATTGTGAGACAGAACGTGACCAATAAACAGTGGATTGCAAGTGACACATGGGTTACAGCaactttcttttccaaagaagAGTTCCTTCCGGCCTTGTTTGGAACTACTGGATTTGCCTTCCGCAGATCACACATACCTGGCCTTAAAGAGTTTCTTCTTGGCTTACGTCCTTCCAAGGGAGCACTCTTTGCTAATATGCTTTGGGAAGAACTTTTTAAGTGTAGACTGAATTTTTCGGACAATCCTATTGTTGGAACCACAGCATTAACCTCCCCTGTCTGTAATGGATCTGAACATTTGCAAGCAAAGAATAGCATATATGCCGACACAACCCAACTCAGAGCCTCCTACAATGTGTACAAGGCAGTATATGCAGTCGCTCATGCAATCCACAACTTGTTGTGTCCTGAAAAGAACCAATTAATTACCACATGTAAACAAGGTTTACATTTTGAACCATGGCAG CTGCTGCACCAGCTGAAGACTGTGACATTCAGGAACCAGTTTGGAGAGGAAGTACATTTTGATGAAAATGGCAATTCGGCTCCGATTTATGATATAATGAATTGGCGGAAAGATAACACGGGGGCCATTGAATTTGTGCAAGTTGGTTCTTTCAGTGCATCTGCTCCTTTGGGTAAACAGCTCATCATTAATAGAAACATTATGTGGACGGGAGGTGACATTCAG GTGCCACGGTCAGTGTGTAGTGAACGCTGCCAACCTGGAACCAGAAAAGTTGTGCAAGAAAGGGATCCAGTTTGCTGTTTTGACTGCCTTCCATGTGCCGATGGGGAGTTTAGTAATGAAACTG GGTCATCTGTCTGCAACAAATGTCCATCAGATCACTGGTCTGGCCATGGATTCACCAAGTGCATCCCACGACAACTTGAATACTTTTCTCTGGAAGACAGCATGGGAATTGTCTTAACTGTGATTGCCTTGATTGGAGTTGTTTGTACCACAGCTGTGCTGGTGATCTTCTTTCACTGGAAACACACACCTGTGGTGAAGGGGAACAATGCAGAACTCAGCTTCCTCTTACTCGGGTCATTAGCGTTGTGCTTTCTCTGTTCTCTCACATTTATAGGCCAGCCATCAGCGTGGTCCTGCATGGTTCGATCTACCGCATTTGCCATTAGTTTTGTTCTTTGCATCTCTTGCATTCTTGCAAAAACTACAGTCGTGGTGGCGGCTTTCAAAGTCACCACACCCGGCTCTGATGTCATGAAATGGTTTGGCCCTCTGCAGCAAAAGGCACTTGTATTTCTTTGCACGTTCACTCAAGTTGTTATCTGTGTGACTTGGCTTATAATCTCACCTCCCTTTCCTTCTCAGGACACATCTTACCATAACACCAAGATCCTCTCCCATTGCAATGTCGGGTCTGCACTGGCATTCTACCTCACGTTAGGCTACATTGGTTTTCTTTGTGGGGTTTGTTTTCTGTTGGCATTCTTGGCCAGGAGACTGCCAGACGCATACAACGAAGCCAAGTATATTACATTTGGAATGATTATATTTTTTGCTGTCTGGATGGCGTTTATACCCACTTATTTAAGCTCGCCTGAAAAATATACAGTGGCTGTGGAGATATTTGCCATTCAGTTCTCAAGTTTTGGATTGCTGATTTGCATATTTACATACAAATGTTACGTGCTTCTCCTCAGACCAGAAAGCAAACATACCAAATACTACAAAGAACAGAAAGTTTTACAGAAAACAAATACTCTTTATGGTTAA